In a single window of the Papaver somniferum cultivar HN1 chromosome 8, ASM357369v1, whole genome shotgun sequence genome:
- the LOC113306335 gene encoding uncharacterized protein LOC113306335, translating to MKVASLLKDNSWSIPTEMQLFINNANLPDISGGEDKLIWIGHKSGKFENFAAVEKVRIKEPNLVWASYIWKSFLHPNIAITIWKLQQGVYTDDDEMRKMGYDMVSRCCICQEEQDNMDHTLWHCKFSLEIWSWLSSLFGFRKPISFEDICSDVKNKSPIIRELWLTAACATMRELWFQRNKILFEEMKPHKNNFKCRIYKLIQEGSHRMKGNKWSQNYDTQVLSFFKIGNAGLGVIARDCNSQVIGTLTGGIDVALSSIAGEYAILCALEWAAFLECTNIIIQSDSITAIECFKSNEIPWYIRARWKKASMKLVEVAFIQCPKEINFTTNNLEQIGVVLNAGERIIHSGRPHFLKRI from the exons ATGAAAGTTGCAAGTCTACTGAAAGACAATTCTTGGAGTATTCCTACTGAAATGCAACTATTCATAAACAATGCAAACCTACCTGACATCAGTGGTGGTGAAGATAAGCTAATTTGGATTGGGCACAAAAGTGGAAAATTTGAAAATTTCGCAGCAGTTGAAAAAGTAAGAATCAAAGAACCAAATCTTGTATGGGCAAGTTACATTTGGAAGTCATTTCTTCACCCCAACATTGCTATCACCATTTGGAAGTTGCAGCAGGGTGTGTATACGGATGATGATGAAATGAGGAAGATGGGATATGACATGGTTTCTAGATGCTGCATTTGTCAAGAAGAGCAGGACAACATGGACCATACATTATGGCATTGCAAGTTTAGTCTGGAAATATGGTCTTGGTTGAGTTCACTTTTTGGTTTTAGAAAACCAATCTCTTTTGAAGATATTTGTTCAGATGTAAAGAACAAAAGCCCCATTATAAGAGAACTATGGTTAACAGCTGCATGCGCAACCATGAGGGAACTTTGGtttcaaagaaataaaattttatttgaaGAAATGAAGCCTCACAAAAACAATTTTAAATGCAGAATTTACAAACTGATACAGGAAGGAAGCCACAGAATGAAGGGAAATAAATGGAGCCAAAACTATGATACTCAGGTACTATCCTTTTTCAAAATTG GAAATGCAGGCTTGGGTGTAATTGCAAGGGACTGCAACAGTCAGGTAATTGGAACTCTTACAGGTGGAATTGATGTTGCTTTATCCTCCATTGCAGGGGAATATGCAATACTTTGTGCTCTTGAATGGGCTGCTTTTCTAGAATGCACTAATATAATTATTCAGTCAGATTCAATAACTGCAATTGAATGCTTCAAAAGCAATGAAATACCTTGGTATATTAGAGCAAGATGGAAGAAAGCAAGCATGAAATTAGTTGAGGTTGCATTTATTCAATGCCCCAAAGAGATAAACTTCACAACAAACAATTTGGAACAAATAGGAGTAGTTTTGAATGCTGGAGAGAGAATCATACATTCTGGGAGACCACATTTCCTGAAGAGAATATAA